One Burkholderia sp. PAMC 26561 genomic window carries:
- a CDS encoding response regulator, with protein MLSFAMTDPILNNLCQNWSMRRLHSSNAPKRVMVVDDFPAAAEALATFLSLEGLDARVAFGGEEALSQAASWLPDIIILDIHMPRCDGFTTAALLRKEAKSSAIGIVALTAIDADEVRQRAAVGEFDGYCQKRCVSDDPAQPFEPDVVVQHSLRLHLPGPTARGTMGEIRQTRAVIRESITRRRWGAGGELAAAYHSPTDR; from the coding sequence ATGCTTTCTTTCGCTATGACCGACCCTATCCTAAACAATCTTTGTCAAAACTGGTCCATGCGAAGACTTCATTCTTCGAACGCACCTAAGCGCGTGATGGTAGTTGATGACTTCCCGGCAGCTGCAGAGGCACTCGCTACATTTCTAAGCTTAGAAGGCTTGGACGCTCGCGTCGCATTCGGCGGAGAGGAGGCTCTGAGCCAAGCCGCATCATGGCTGCCAGACATTATCATTTTAGACATTCATATGCCCAGGTGCGATGGCTTCACCACGGCTGCGCTGCTTCGCAAGGAAGCTAAATCCTCAGCCATTGGCATTGTCGCGTTGACCGCCATCGATGCCGATGAAGTGAGACAACGCGCTGCAGTCGGAGAATTCGACGGCTACTGTCAAAAAAGGTGCGTCTCCGACGATCCTGCTCAGCCTTTTGAACCAGATGTGGTAGTCCAGCACTCGCTGCGTCTACACCTGCCTGGTCCAACGGCACGAGGCACCATGGGCGAAATCCGGCAGACACGGGCAGTGATTCGGGAAAGCATTACTCGACGGCGTTGGGGTGCGGGCGGCGAGCTGGCTGCTGCTTATCATAGCCCTACTGACCGGTAA
- a CDS encoding IS91 family transposase, translating into MRPALEVADIFRQCGPSFRLSHAGGLSRVQRRVMSAIELCRTAALGAHLEQCDACGYQRISYDSCRNRHCPKCQSLARAQWLERRHAELLPSTEYFHVVFTLPESIAALAFQNKRTLYDLLFRASAETLRTIAADPKHLGAEIGFLTILHTWGQNLQHHPHVHCVVPGGGISPDGKRWIACRPGFFLSVRVLSRLFRRLFLEQLRRAYDAGGLRLHGQFESLSDPVEFAAWLAPAARAEWVVYAKPPFGGAEHVLDYLGRYTHRVAISNNRLLAFDGHTVQFRWKDYRHESRQRTMTLTADEFIRRFLLHVLPDGFKRIRSYGWLANCHRAHKLATCRRLLGVEAPAAAAVEPGQDYRDRYQRLTGKSLRDCPVCGKGHMLRIEDMPGSLPRAPPGPTHAR; encoded by the coding sequence ATGCGACCGGCGCTCGAAGTGGCGGACATTTTCCGCCAGTGTGGGCCCAGTTTCCGGCTATCCCATGCCGGGGGGCTCAGTCGTGTGCAGCGACGCGTTATGAGTGCCATCGAGCTGTGTCGTACCGCAGCGCTTGGTGCCCATCTCGAGCAGTGCGATGCATGCGGCTATCAGCGCATCAGTTACGACTCGTGTCGTAACCGGCACTGTCCGAAGTGCCAGTCACTCGCCCGCGCGCAATGGCTCGAACGCCGGCATGCGGAGCTCCTCCCCTCGACCGAGTATTTCCATGTCGTCTTCACGCTTCCCGAATCCATCGCCGCTCTCGCGTTCCAGAACAAGAGGACGCTCTACGATCTGCTGTTTCGCGCCAGCGCCGAAACGTTGCGCACGATCGCCGCCGATCCGAAGCACCTGGGCGCCGAGATCGGCTTCCTCACGATCCTGCATACGTGGGGACAGAATCTGCAGCATCACCCTCATGTGCATTGCGTTGTGCCGGGCGGCGGCATCTCCCCGGACGGCAAGCGCTGGATCGCCTGCCGTCCCGGCTTCTTCCTGTCCGTGCGGGTCCTGTCACGGCTCTTTCGACGCCTGTTTCTCGAACAGCTGCGCCGCGCTTACGACGCCGGCGGGCTGCGCCTGCACGGTCAGTTCGAGTCCCTGAGTGATCCCGTCGAATTCGCAGCCTGGCTTGCACCCGCGGCACGGGCGGAGTGGGTCGTCTACGCCAAGCCACCCTTTGGCGGTGCCGAACACGTGCTCGATTACCTGGGCCGCTACACCCACCGCGTCGCCATCTCCAACAACCGGCTGCTCGCCTTTGACGGGCACACCGTGCAGTTCCGCTGGAAGGACTATCGGCACGAGTCCAGACAAAGAACCATGACGCTCACCGCCGACGAGTTCATCCGTCGCTTCCTGCTGCATGTGCTACCTGACGGCTTCAAGCGCATTCGCAGCTACGGGTGGCTCGCCAACTGCCACCGTGCCCACAAGCTCGCCACCTGCAGGCGGCTGCTCGGTGTCGAGGCTCCCGCCGCTGCCGCAGTCGAGCCCGGGCAAGACTACCGTGACCGCTACCAGCGACTCACCGGCAAGTCACTGCGCGACTGCCCCGTATGTGGCAAGGGACACATGCTCCGCATCGAAGACATGCCCGGCAGCCTTCCACGAGCCCCACCAGGTCCCACCCATGCGCGCTAG
- a CDS encoding flagellin N-terminal helical domain-containing protein, with the protein MIGINSNINSLVAQQNLNGTQSALSSAITRLSSGKRINSAADDAAGQAIASRMTTQINGLNQGVSNANDGVSMTQTASSGLNQITDNLQRIRQLAVQASSGSLSTSDQAALQKEVTQRIAEVNRIASQTQYNGTNVLDGSAGNVSFQVGANVGQTISIDLSNGVSAAKLGGGVPQSGSTIGSITGVSLKADGTAATSNAAITTVNVLADGKGGFTFTDQNNQALSSAASTALFGTSTKGSGLPLTLTAAASSAFTPPVQATAQSAAATSLATISTTNGATAGTGSNPYAANNVNLGQVTGVALNADGTAATGATAAITSINVLADGNGGFKFTDQGGNALSGAAAALFTSTAGTGTPPAGSTLAFTAGGALGATAPTGFGNANELAAKAGMSTVNADNNPPQVSGIDLTQPNGANLAIESIDAALNTVNGIQANLGAAQNRFTSISATQTAQSTNLSTAQSQITDANFAQETANLSKAQVLQQAGISVLAQANSLPQQVLKLLG; encoded by the coding sequence ATGATCGGTATTAATAGCAACATCAACTCGCTGGTTGCTCAGCAAAACCTGAACGGCACGCAAAGCGCGCTGTCGTCGGCAATCACGCGTCTGTCGTCGGGCAAGCGCATCAACAGCGCAGCAGACGATGCGGCCGGTCAGGCCATCGCTTCGCGCATGACGACCCAGATCAATGGATTGAACCAGGGTGTGTCGAACGCGAATGACGGTGTGTCGATGACGCAAACGGCATCGAGCGGCTTGAACCAGATCACGGACAACCTGCAACGTATTCGCCAATTGGCAGTTCAGGCATCGAGCGGTTCGCTGTCGACATCGGACCAGGCAGCTTTGCAAAAAGAAGTGACGCAGCGGATTGCTGAAGTGAACCGTATCGCTTCGCAGACTCAATACAACGGCACAAACGTGCTGGATGGCTCGGCTGGCAACGTCAGCTTCCAGGTTGGCGCGAACGTCGGTCAGACGATCAGCATCGACTTGAGCAATGGCGTGTCCGCAGCAAAGCTCGGCGGCGGTGTTCCGCAGTCGGGTTCGACGATCGGCTCGATCACGGGCGTGAGCCTGAAAGCTGATGGTACGGCAGCAACGTCCAACGCCGCCATCACGACGGTTAATGTGCTGGCCGACGGCAAGGGCGGCTTCACATTCACCGACCAAAACAATCAGGCTTTGTCGTCGGCGGCGTCGACAGCGCTGTTTGGCACGAGCACGAAGGGTAGTGGCTTGCCGCTGACCTTGACCGCAGCAGCCAGCTCCGCATTCACGCCGCCGGTTCAGGCAACGGCTCAAAGCGCTGCTGCGACCTCCCTTGCAACGATCAGCACGACGAACGGCGCAACGGCTGGAACGGGCAGCAATCCATACGCGGCCAACAACGTCAATCTGGGACAAGTCACGGGCGTGGCGCTTAATGCAGACGGCACCGCAGCAACGGGTGCAACGGCGGCGATCACCTCAATCAACGTGCTGGCTGATGGCAACGGCGGATTCAAGTTCACTGACCAGGGCGGCAACGCACTGAGCGGTGCGGCAGCGGCGCTCTTCACTTCGACTGCAGGCACGGGTACGCCTCCGGCCGGTAGCACGCTCGCCTTTACGGCCGGCGGCGCGCTCGGCGCAACCGCACCCACAGGCTTCGGCAACGCCAATGAACTGGCAGCCAAGGCAGGCATGTCGACGGTCAACGCCGACAACAACCCGCCGCAAGTGTCGGGCATCGACCTGACGCAACCGAACGGTGCAAACTTGGCTATCGAATCGATCGACGCAGCTTTGAACACGGTCAACGGCATCCAGGCTAACCTCGGCGCAGCACAGAACCGCTTCACGTCGATCTCGGCCACGCAAACGGCTCAATCGACGAACTTGTCAACCGCTCAGTCGCAAATTACCGACGCCAACTTCGCGCAGGAAACGGCTAATCTGAGCAAGGCGCAAGTGTTGCAACAAGCGGGTATCTCGGTGCTGGCACAGGCCAACTCGCTGCCGCAACAGGTTCTGAAGCTCCTCGGCTAA
- the fliD gene encoding flagellar filament capping protein FliD yields the protein MSTITTSSTGSTVDPNSALQQAAQSIISGSTGSTADVNALVSAIVGAKVAPQTDAITNKTNTDNTQLTALGQLKSVMSLLQSSLTSLSDGTTMSAFTATGDGKGITAKGTAGAVAGSYTVQVSNIATSQSITSGAFKTTDTLGTGTMTLSVGGKSMSVNVTSSNNTLAGIAAAINSGIGNPGVTAAIVNGTDGAHLVLRSATTGVANGINVSIAGAGSTDTLNNLAVTSGTVPAPASSKETAGNYTGAATSVTAGAWTQSVAGQDANFSIEGTPGTSASNTITTALSGLSMTLDSTSVGTTQTLTVAPDTTGQASAINAFVTAYNNLVTTATSLTTFDATQAKGSQGGALLGDSMLNTIRNTLASAISGGVGTGSSAVNLGSIGITLQPDGTLKTDSDALTAALTNDPTTVSKLFNSTNGLGTTMNGSLTSFLATGGIMDTRTTALNSDLASLKDQQTQLTAYTAQLTTSYNDQFTALNTLMSQSTSNANYLTALFGGTNSAGALATNK from the coding sequence ATGAGCACGATAACCACATCGTCAACCGGTTCCACCGTTGACCCGAACAGCGCCCTACAGCAGGCTGCACAGTCAATCATCAGCGGCTCCACCGGCTCGACCGCAGATGTGAACGCGCTTGTCTCAGCGATCGTTGGCGCAAAAGTCGCACCGCAAACAGACGCGATCACTAATAAGACCAACACGGACAACACCCAGCTCACGGCGCTTGGCCAGTTGAAATCGGTCATGTCCTTGCTTCAAAGTTCGCTTACATCGCTTTCTGACGGCACGACCATGTCCGCCTTCACGGCAACCGGCGATGGCAAGGGAATCACCGCTAAGGGTACCGCAGGCGCGGTAGCGGGCTCTTATACGGTTCAGGTATCCAATATTGCGACGTCGCAGTCGATTACCTCGGGCGCATTTAAAACAACCGACACGCTCGGAACCGGCACGATGACGCTGTCAGTCGGCGGCAAAAGCATGTCGGTCAACGTCACATCGAGCAACAACACGCTCGCCGGCATTGCCGCTGCAATCAACTCAGGTATCGGTAATCCTGGTGTTACGGCTGCAATTGTGAACGGCACGGACGGGGCGCACTTGGTATTGCGTTCAGCGACGACGGGAGTTGCGAACGGCATCAACGTCTCCATAGCAGGCGCAGGGTCGACCGACACACTGAATAATCTCGCAGTGACTTCAGGCACCGTTCCGGCGCCCGCGAGTAGCAAGGAAACTGCCGGAAATTACACCGGCGCCGCGACAAGTGTCACGGCGGGCGCATGGACGCAAAGCGTGGCCGGACAAGACGCCAACTTTTCGATTGAGGGCACACCCGGAACGAGCGCAAGCAATACGATCACTACCGCGCTCAGCGGCCTGTCCATGACACTTGACTCAACCTCCGTCGGCACGACGCAGACACTCACCGTTGCGCCGGATACTACGGGCCAAGCAAGCGCCATCAATGCGTTTGTCACCGCTTACAATAATCTCGTCACAACAGCTACGTCGCTGACGACGTTTGATGCAACACAGGCAAAAGGCTCTCAAGGCGGCGCGCTGCTGGGCGACTCAATGCTCAACACCATTCGCAACACGCTAGCGAGCGCGATCAGCGGCGGCGTGGGCACGGGTTCCTCAGCGGTGAATCTCGGGTCGATTGGCATTACGCTGCAACCGGACGGAACGCTCAAAACTGACTCCGACGCATTGACCGCCGCACTGACGAACGATCCAACCACGGTCTCTAAGCTTTTTAATTCGACCAACGGCCTTGGAACCACCATGAATGGCAGCTTGACGTCGTTCCTGGCGACAGGTGGCATCATGGATACGCGCACGACTGCGCTCAACAGCGACCTAGCGAGTCTGAAGGACCAGCAAACACAACTTACCGCGTACACCGCCCAATTGACGACGTCGTACAACGATCAGTTCACAGCATTGAACACACTGATGTCGCAATCGACAAGCAATGCCAACTACCTGACGGCGCTCTTTGGCGGCACCAACAGTGCGGGTGCACTAGCAACCAATAAGTAA
- a CDS encoding tyrosine-type recombinase/integrase: protein MTPLRQRMLHDMQIRNLAENTQKSYLIQVASFARHFRRSPELLGPEEIRAWLIYLREERKLAPASLGATIGALRFLYRVTLKRPWSDEDFPLPKKPFRLPVVLSLEEITTFFESVASLKHRTILMTAYAAGLRVSEVVHLKVTDIDSKRMVIRVNQGKNRKDRYVMLSPRLLEILRLYWQDAHPKEWLFPGSIPGRPITRHAVGDACELARKRSGITKPVTPHSLRHAFATHLLEAGTDVRRIQLLMGHRSLSTTSRYLKVATSTVCATTSPFDLLPNPAPIPSPPPAPQYF, encoded by the coding sequence ATGACGCCACTGCGCCAACGCATGCTGCATGACATGCAGATCCGCAACCTTGCAGAGAATACCCAGAAGTCCTATCTGATTCAGGTAGCCAGTTTCGCCCGCCACTTTCGCCGTTCGCCCGAACTGCTGGGTCCCGAGGAGATTCGGGCCTGGCTCATCTACCTCCGCGAAGAACGCAAGCTGGCACCCGCCAGTCTCGGCGCAACGATCGGCGCACTCCGGTTTCTCTACCGTGTGACGCTCAAGCGACCCTGGAGCGACGAGGACTTTCCGTTACCGAAGAAGCCGTTCCGACTGCCAGTCGTCCTCAGCCTGGAGGAGATCACCACCTTCTTCGAGTCGGTCGCCAGTCTCAAGCACCGCACCATCCTGATGACCGCGTACGCCGCCGGACTGCGTGTCTCCGAAGTCGTGCATCTGAAGGTCACTGATATCGACAGCAAGCGCATGGTAATCCGTGTGAACCAGGGGAAGAACCGTAAGGATCGCTATGTAATGCTCTCGCCCAGGCTGCTCGAGATCCTGAGACTGTACTGGCAGGACGCCCATCCGAAGGAATGGCTCTTTCCAGGCAGCATTCCGGGGCGGCCCATCACCCGCCATGCCGTGGGCGACGCATGCGAGCTTGCACGCAAGCGCAGCGGCATCACCAAACCCGTGACACCCCATTCTTTGCGACACGCGTTCGCCACGCATCTGCTGGAAGCCGGTACTGACGTGCGCCGGATCCAGCTGCTGATGGGCCACAGGTCCCTATCGACAACGTCCCGGTACTTGAAGGTCGCCACCAGCACCGTGTGCGCCACCACCAGTCCCTTCGACCTGCTGCCGAACCCTGCACCCATTCCATCCCCGCCACCTGCGCCCCAGTACTTCTGA
- a CDS encoding tyrosine-type recombinase/integrase translates to MDTFPLLHAVPASWLRDSVLAPYVTGYWQHLVRRGYADHTVTMYLYSVAHFARWMRRSRVAACDLTDDVVRRFITEHLAHCTCPPPVQRHARTVRAALRHLLVLLNEAKVLHNGEVASKIDDELRRFDEHMNRARGLARSTRTQRLRIMESFLQQRQGVSSRLVICPTQDELRQFIDIRLQGLRPGSAQIIASTLRAYLRYRATLGDSVTHLIPVIASPANHRLGVLPQTLSEQQVVQLLHAFPEGLASGHRAYAMVRCLVDLGLRASEVVSIDLDDIDWETGTLRIAKNKSRRVDVLPLPQTTGQAIAIYLRVERPPTASRRVFVRHVAPVDVPIGPEVLRKIVREAYRRSGLPHTRVHILRHALASRLLATGSTLKDIADVLRHRELDTSMIYTKVDMVHLAAVAMPWPGGVI, encoded by the coding sequence ATGGATACGTTTCCTTTGCTACACGCTGTCCCGGCCTCGTGGTTGCGCGACAGCGTTCTCGCTCCGTACGTCACCGGCTATTGGCAGCACCTCGTTAGGCGAGGCTACGCCGACCACACCGTAACGATGTACCTGTATAGCGTCGCGCACTTTGCCCGCTGGATGCGACGCTCCCGAGTTGCCGCATGCGACCTTACAGACGATGTTGTTCGGCGGTTTATCACCGAACACCTCGCGCACTGTACCTGTCCACCGCCAGTGCAAAGACACGCCCGGACGGTTCGAGCGGCGCTGAGGCATCTGCTCGTTTTGCTGAACGAGGCCAAGGTGCTACACAATGGCGAGGTTGCTTCTAAGATCGACGACGAACTCCGCCGCTTCGATGAACACATGAATCGTGCACGTGGATTAGCACGAAGCACTCGAACGCAACGTCTCAGGATCATGGAATCTTTCCTGCAACAGCGCCAAGGTGTTAGCTCGCGCTTGGTGATCTGTCCAACCCAAGACGAGTTGCGGCAGTTTATCGATATTCGGCTTCAGGGACTGCGCCCGGGCAGTGCACAGATAATAGCGAGCACGCTGCGCGCGTACCTCCGCTACCGGGCAACGCTGGGGGACAGCGTAACGCACTTAATCCCAGTCATCGCATCACCTGCGAACCATCGTTTAGGGGTATTGCCACAGACACTGTCGGAGCAGCAAGTTGTGCAATTGCTTCACGCATTCCCAGAAGGGTTGGCATCCGGGCATCGTGCTTACGCCATGGTTCGCTGTCTCGTCGATCTGGGCCTGCGAGCCAGCGAAGTTGTCAGCATTGATCTGGACGACATCGACTGGGAAACGGGCACGCTTCGCATTGCAAAGAACAAGTCGCGCCGCGTGGACGTGCTACCGTTGCCGCAGACCACGGGTCAAGCCATCGCAATCTATCTCCGCGTGGAGCGACCTCCGACGGCCAGCAGGCGAGTCTTTGTGCGTCACGTCGCTCCGGTCGATGTTCCGATCGGCCCGGAGGTGCTACGTAAGATCGTGCGTGAAGCCTATCGGCGCAGCGGATTACCCCACACGCGCGTGCACATATTGCGTCACGCATTGGCTAGTCGGCTGCTCGCCACCGGAAGCACCCTAAAGGATATCGCCGATGTGCTCCGTCATCGCGAACTCGACACGTCAATGATTTACACCAAGGTTGATATGGTGCACCTAGCGGCCGTTGCAATGCCGTGGCCTGGAGGTGTGATATGA
- the flhD gene encoding flagellar transcriptional regulator FlhD yields MNTKNDSADSIREINLSYIMLAQKMLRADRAVGQARLGLSLKVADILVTLTMAQVLKLAAAPHLLCAFRFNDQSMLLSLSRADEQGKIVPAESTLAFAG; encoded by the coding sequence ATGAATACTAAAAATGATTCCGCCGACTCCATTCGAGAAATCAACCTCTCGTACATCATGCTTGCGCAGAAGATGCTGCGTGCCGATCGCGCCGTTGGTCAAGCGCGGCTCGGGCTCTCTTTGAAGGTGGCGGACATTCTTGTTACCCTCACAATGGCTCAGGTGCTGAAGCTCGCCGCAGCACCCCATCTTCTCTGCGCATTCCGATTCAATGATCAGTCGATGTTGTTGTCTCTGTCCCGTGCCGATGAGCAAGGGAAAATTGTGCCGGCCGAATCGACGCTGGCGTTTGCCGGGTAA
- a CDS encoding tyrosine-type recombinase/integrase — MISISLILRNIDLHFLQPISNTGARVSEIVGVRVSDVILGPTSFIHLHGKGRKQRSLPLWRSTARDIRDWLGRNPQLTERSPLLPTRQGNEMNRATVSQRLKLATKAASDQHPELADVKVSPHRIRHSTAMAMLQSGVWPTEIALWLGHESPTTTHMYVEADLKMKERALARLNPPAVKRARYQPPETLLRFLKTL; from the coding sequence TTGATCTCCATTTCGCTCATTCTACGAAACATTGATCTCCACTTTCTTCAGCCTATCTCAAACACCGGCGCTCGCGTATCGGAGATCGTCGGTGTCCGGGTCAGCGATGTCATCCTCGGCCCGACCTCCTTCATTCATTTGCATGGTAAGGGACGCAAGCAGCGGTCACTGCCACTTTGGAGGAGCACAGCCCGAGATATTCGCGATTGGCTTGGCCGTAACCCACAACTAACCGAGCGATCGCCGCTGCTGCCAACCCGTCAGGGAAACGAAATGAACCGGGCCACCGTCTCTCAGCGATTGAAGCTGGCGACCAAAGCCGCGTCGGATCAACATCCCGAACTCGCCGATGTCAAGGTATCACCGCACCGCATCAGGCATTCGACTGCAATGGCGATGCTTCAGTCCGGTGTATGGCCTACGGAGATTGCGTTATGGCTTGGTCACGAGAGCCCGACGACGACGCACATGTACGTCGAGGCGGACCTCAAGATGAAGGAGCGCGCCCTCGCTCGGTTGAATCCGCCAGCAGTGAAGCGAGCGCGATACCAGCCGCCCGAGACGCTTCTGCGATTCTTGAAGACGCTGTGA
- a CDS encoding IS3 family transposase (programmed frameshift): MNRGPKGRYTKEFREQAVKLVLVDGLSQREVAGRLSLSVKTLGAWVVAERKGTLTKVGETQKPQSELEAELARVKRELATVTMERDILKKANGLFREGVAVRCDRIETMRQDYPISVLCRVFELGASSFYAWRRRLDSPRAQENARLEIEIVAAHERTRQTYGRERLQADLLDHGVCVGLHRIRRIRTKLGLRCKQKRKFRNTTDSKHDLPVAPNLLERNFDMSMPNQAWVSDITYVWTDEGWLYLAGIKDLFNGELVGYAMSERMTRTLVMQALFAAVALKRPAAGLILHSDRGSQYCSHDYRDLAKQFGMTMSMSRKGDCYDNAPMESFWGSLKNELVHHRRFTTRAEARQAITEYIEIFYNRQRKQARLDYLSPAAFVQRFYKTRLAA; this comes from the exons ATGAATCGAGGACCGAAAGGCCGCTACACGAAGGAGTTTCGCGAGCAGGCGGTGAAGCTCGTTCTTGTCGATGGACTGTCGCAGCGAGAAGTTGCGGGCCGATTATCTTTGTCGGTTAAAACGCTTGGCGCGTGGGTCGTTGCCGAGCGAAAAGGGACGCTAACGAAGGTAGGCGAGACGCAAAAGCCGCAGAGCGAGTTGGAGGCGGAATTGGCGCGGGTCAAGCGCGAGCTGGCGACGGTCACGATGGAGCGCGATATTTTAAAAAAAGCGA ACGGTCTATTTCGCGAAGGAGTCGCGGTGAGATGTGACCGGATCGAAACGATGCGACAGGACTACCCGATTTCCGTGCTGTGCCGTGTGTTTGAGCTAGGGGCCAGCAGTTTCTACGCTTGGCGCCGACGGCTCGACTCGCCACGTGCACAAGAGAACGCGCGCCTTGAAATCGAGATTGTAGCGGCGCACGAACGAACTCGGCAAACGTATGGGCGCGAGCGATTGCAGGCGGATCTGCTTGATCATGGCGTGTGCGTTGGCCTTCACCGCATTAGGCGCATTCGCACCAAGCTGGGACTGCGTTGCAAGCAGAAGCGCAAGTTCAGAAACACGACGGATTCGAAGCACGATTTGCCAGTCGCACCGAATTTGCTGGAACGCAACTTCGACATGAGCATGCCGAACCAGGCCTGGGTGAGCGATATCACGTACGTGTGGACAGATGAGGGCTGGTTGTATCTAGCCGGCATCAAGGATCTGTTCAACGGCGAGCTGGTCGGCTACGCCATGAGCGAACGTATGACCCGCACCTTGGTAATGCAGGCGCTATTTGCCGCGGTCGCACTTAAACGGCCCGCAGCCGGTTTGATCCTACATTCGGATCGTGGCAGTCAATATTGTTCGCATGACTATCGGGATCTAGCAAAGCAGTTCGGCATGACGATGTCCATGAGTCGCAAAGGCGATTGCTACGATAATGCGCCGATGGAAAGCTTCTGGGGGTCGCTCAAAAACGAACTCGTGCATCACCGCCGGTTCACGACGCGCGCCGAGGCCCGGCAGGCCATCACCGAATACATCGAGATCTTCTACAACCGGCAACGCAAGCAAGCCCGTCTTGACTATCTGTCGCCTGCTGCCTTCGTGCAGCGATTTTATAAAACGCGACTCGCGGCTTAA
- a CDS encoding tyrosine-type recombinase/integrase: MSTSTDTVQLAVERYLKQRRQLGFELSFTGQQLMRFARYADAHGHRGPLTLELQLDWAREHVRHTGPVTWARRLEVVRPFAAYYRQFQPATEIPDLHTFGPGHRRLAPHIYTAQEVRDLLEQAGRLPPLDGVRPATYRTMFGLIAAVGLRLSEALNLLDVDVDLQRACLTVRHTKFGKSRCLPLHSTVVQVLNDYRQVRDRCIEPREDMPFFVSQSGCRLPKRTVQDVFVQLRRQLNWQARGNYPHPRIQDLRHSFAVARLQRWYETGQTVDHAVLWLCTYLGHASISDTYWYLSGTPELMSMVGAKFESFALKEVRHA, encoded by the coding sequence ATGAGCACATCCACCGACACGGTCCAGCTCGCTGTTGAACGCTATCTGAAACAGCGCAGGCAGCTTGGTTTCGAACTGAGCTTCACAGGCCAGCAACTGATGCGCTTTGCACGGTACGCGGATGCCCACGGACATCGAGGGCCTCTGACGCTGGAGCTGCAACTCGACTGGGCGCGCGAGCATGTTAGGCACACCGGGCCTGTGACCTGGGCTCGCAGGCTGGAAGTCGTTCGACCTTTCGCGGCATATTACCGCCAGTTCCAGCCGGCCACTGAGATCCCCGATTTACACACGTTTGGGCCAGGCCACCGGCGGCTGGCACCGCACATTTACACCGCACAGGAAGTGCGCGATTTGCTCGAGCAGGCGGGTCGCCTTCCTCCGTTGGATGGAGTGCGTCCGGCGACCTACCGAACAATGTTCGGCCTTATCGCCGCGGTTGGCCTTCGCCTCTCGGAAGCCTTGAACCTTCTTGATGTAGACGTAGATTTGCAACGTGCTTGTTTGACGGTGCGTCACACCAAGTTCGGCAAGTCGCGATGCCTACCGTTGCATAGCACCGTCGTACAAGTGCTAAATGATTATCGACAAGTTCGTGATCGATGTATCGAACCCCGCGAAGACATGCCATTCTTCGTGTCGCAGTCGGGATGCCGCCTGCCGAAGAGGACGGTTCAAGACGTCTTCGTGCAACTGCGTCGGCAATTGAATTGGCAGGCACGCGGGAACTACCCGCATCCGCGCATTCAGGACCTTCGGCACAGCTTCGCCGTGGCTCGATTGCAGCGATGGTATGAAACCGGCCAGACCGTCGATCATGCCGTGCTCTGGTTATGCACCTACCTTGGCCATGCCAGCATCTCGGACACTTATTGGTACCTCAGCGGAACGCCGGAACTAATGTCAATGGTGGGCGCAAAGTTCGAGAGTTTCGCTCTGAAGGAGGTGCGTCATGCGTAG
- a CDS encoding tyrosine-type recombinase/integrase — MRSSTFPTFAGLVQEFFTDYMVQQRALSPRTIASYRDGFLLMLRFAEQSLGKSPSALQLADIDAKFLASFLEHLERDRHNTVRSRNIRLAAIRSFLRFAARRDLANLRVIEQALAVPTKRFDRPMIGFLSREQMLAIMDISTASWLGHRDRLLLTLLYN; from the coding sequence ATGCGTAGCTCAACCTTCCCCACTTTCGCTGGTTTGGTGCAGGAATTCTTCACCGACTACATGGTGCAGCAGCGAGCACTCAGCCCCCGTACCATCGCGTCTTATCGCGACGGCTTCTTGCTCATGTTGCGCTTTGCCGAGCAATCCTTGGGCAAGTCGCCGTCGGCATTGCAGTTGGCTGACATTGACGCAAAGTTCCTGGCAAGTTTCCTTGAGCACCTAGAACGAGATCGGCACAACACGGTACGCAGCCGAAATATTCGGCTTGCAGCTATTCGGTCGTTCCTGCGGTTCGCCGCTCGGCGCGATCTCGCTAACCTGCGTGTCATCGAGCAGGCGCTGGCAGTTCCAACGAAACGCTTCGACAGGCCAATGATCGGCTTTCTGTCAAGGGAGCAGATGCTGGCAATCATGGACATCTCGACTGCGAGCTGGCTTGGCCATCGAGACCGGCTACTGTTGACCTTGCTCTATAACTGA